From the genome of Candidatus Chlamydia corallus, one region includes:
- a CDS encoding M24 family metallopeptidase, producing MSHDRILRAQRALTAHNLDAIFVEKSEDLAYFLNDEAIAGILLIGQQEVMFFVYRMDKDLYAHIQRVPLTFLSQDVVEDLSSYIQKQRYQKIGFDSASTVYHKFAQRQVFPCLWEPLEYFTEKIRSIKSQEEIRCMQEAASLGSLGYDYVLTLLQEGITEKEVVRQLRVFWAEAGAEGPSFPPIIAFGEHSAFPHAIPTDRPLRKGDIVLIDIGVLLNGYCSDMTRMTALGMPHPKLLESYSVVVEAQKRAMALCKEGVLWGEIDAEAVRVLQEHNLDSYFIHGIGHGVGRNIHEYPCSPKGSQVKLQSGMTITVEPGVYFPGIGGIRIEDTLCIDKDKNFSLTARPVVSELVYL from the coding sequence ATGTCTCATGATCGTATTTTACGTGCTCAAAGAGCTCTTACAGCACATAATCTTGATGCTATTTTTGTGGAAAAAAGCGAAGATCTTGCTTATTTTCTGAATGATGAAGCAATTGCAGGCATTTTATTGATAGGACAACAAGAAGTGATGTTCTTTGTCTACAGAATGGATAAAGATCTCTATGCTCATATCCAACGTGTGCCCCTTACTTTTTTGAGTCAGGATGTTGTCGAAGACTTATCGTCATATATCCAAAAACAGAGGTATCAAAAAATTGGATTTGATAGTGCTTCGACAGTCTATCATAAGTTTGCACAGAGACAAGTGTTTCCCTGTCTTTGGGAGCCTCTAGAATACTTTACAGAGAAAATTCGTAGTATAAAATCTCAGGAAGAAATTAGGTGCATGCAAGAAGCTGCATCTCTAGGATCTTTAGGATATGATTACGTATTGACATTACTTCAAGAGGGAATAACAGAAAAAGAGGTAGTTAGACAACTTCGCGTTTTCTGGGCCGAGGCGGGAGCCGAAGGGCCCTCATTCCCTCCAATTATTGCTTTCGGAGAACATTCTGCTTTTCCCCACGCGATTCCTACAGACAGACCTTTAAGGAAAGGAGATATTGTTCTTATTGATATTGGAGTTCTTTTGAACGGGTACTGCTCTGATATGACGCGGATGACGGCATTAGGGATGCCGCATCCTAAGCTCTTGGAGAGTTATTCTGTCGTTGTGGAAGCGCAAAAGCGAGCCATGGCTCTTTGCAAAGAAGGAGTTCTTTGGGGAGAGATTGATGCAGAAGCTGTGCGTGTTCTCCAGGAGCATAACCTTGATAGCTATTTTATCCATGGAATCGGGCATGGAGTCGGACGAAATATTCACGAATACCCTTGTTCTCCAAAAGGGAGTCAAGTGAAACTCCAGTCTGGGATGACTATTACCGTGGAACCAGGAGTCTATTTTCCTGGGATTGGAGGGATTCGGATAGAGGATACCTTATGTATAGATAAAGATAAAAATTTTAGTTTAACTGCACGTCCTGTAGTCTCAGAGTTAGTTTATTTATAA
- the mutL gene encoding DNA mismatch repair endonuclease MutL, which translates to MSVRRPIQLLDPLTINQIAAGEVIENSISVVKELIENSLDAGADEIEIETLGGGQGVIIIKDNGCGFRAEEIPLALQRHATSKIKEFSDVFSLNSFGFRGEALPSIASISKMEILSSVEGDKGVRAVIHGGNVISCEPCARQLGTTVIVNSLFYNVPVRRGFQKSSQSDRLGIRKLIENRILSTENVGWSWISEGRREIQISKQQGFQERVAYVMGGNFMQDALNIDKEENSVRIVGFLGSPSFHRPTRQGQKIFINNRPIESLFISRKVGDAYSFLLPLQRYPVFVLKLYLPSSWCDFNVHPQKIEARILKEELVGDCIKEAIIETLTCPPGMICRTDQEIERPVSPPTFRMLQTSDLDLKEEESCEFSQNSLQPNSERHFLGKKGIPFQRPNFQMDWTHCRDVRFLTSLGRVVLAEDIEGVHVIFTAAARKHLFFLSLMEETRRMYQSQTLLIPLRLQVTSEESSFFSHHREALCDLGIEISQVGPCTFSIESTPTVIGEEELKEWLLLLAARGSTEINSETLLLLMKETLAQAAFSKHQHVFDVSWLALLWGLGKPEKGFDGARIRRLILDSDFIEG; encoded by the coding sequence ATGTCTGTGAGAAGGCCTATTCAGTTACTTGATCCCCTCACTATTAATCAAATTGCTGCTGGCGAGGTCATTGAAAACTCCATTTCTGTTGTTAAAGAGCTTATCGAGAATTCCTTAGACGCTGGGGCTGATGAAATAGAAATCGAGACTTTAGGAGGGGGACAGGGCGTGATCATTATTAAAGATAATGGTTGTGGCTTCAGAGCCGAAGAGATTCCCTTAGCTCTGCAGCGTCACGCCACTTCAAAAATAAAAGAATTTTCCGACGTTTTTTCTCTAAATAGCTTTGGCTTCCGGGGTGAGGCGCTTCCCTCAATAGCCTCTATTTCTAAAATGGAAATCCTATCTTCTGTCGAAGGAGACAAGGGTGTGCGCGCTGTAATTCATGGAGGCAATGTCATTTCCTGCGAGCCTTGTGCCCGGCAATTAGGCACAACAGTTATTGTTAACTCTCTTTTCTATAATGTCCCTGTCCGTCGTGGCTTCCAAAAGAGCTCGCAATCTGATCGTTTAGGGATTCGAAAACTGATAGAAAATCGGATTTTATCTACAGAAAATGTCGGTTGGTCTTGGATTAGTGAAGGGCGTCGTGAAATTCAAATCTCTAAACAACAAGGGTTTCAAGAAAGAGTAGCCTATGTTATGGGGGGCAACTTCATGCAGGATGCCCTTAACATAGATAAGGAAGAGAATTCTGTCCGTATTGTAGGGTTTTTAGGCTCCCCCAGCTTCCATCGTCCAACACGTCAGGGACAGAAAATTTTTATTAATAATCGTCCTATAGAATCTTTATTTATCTCTAGGAAAGTAGGGGACGCCTATTCTTTCCTTCTGCCTCTCCAAAGGTATCCTGTTTTTGTTCTGAAACTGTACCTTCCTTCTTCGTGGTGTGATTTTAATGTGCACCCGCAAAAAATAGAAGCCCGGATTCTCAAAGAAGAACTTGTTGGCGATTGTATTAAAGAAGCAATCATAGAAACTCTAACTTGCCCTCCTGGCATGATATGTCGTACCGATCAAGAGATAGAAAGGCCTGTGTCCCCGCCAACATTCCGTATGTTGCAAACAAGCGATTTAGATTTGAAAGAAGAAGAGAGTTGTGAGTTTTCTCAAAATAGTCTTCAACCTAATTCAGAACGCCATTTCTTGGGGAAAAAAGGCATTCCATTTCAACGACCCAATTTCCAAATGGATTGGACGCATTGTAGAGACGTTCGCTTTTTGACTTCTCTAGGTCGCGTTGTGCTTGCTGAGGACATCGAGGGAGTACACGTTATCTTTACAGCAGCAGCGCGAAAGCATCTATTTTTTTTGTCTTTGATGGAAGAGACGCGTCGCATGTATCAATCACAAACACTATTGATTCCCCTACGCCTTCAGGTTACATCTGAGGAGTCTTCTTTCTTTTCTCATCATAGGGAAGCATTGTGCGATTTAGGAATAGAGATATCACAAGTGGGACCCTGTACTTTTTCTATTGAAAGTACTCCAACTGTAATTGGTGAAGAAGAGTTAAAAGAATGGCTGTTGCTATTGGCAGCAAGAGGCTCTACAGAGATAAACTCAGAGACTTTACTGTTGTTGATGAAGGAGACTTTGGCACAAGCTGCCTTTTCTAAACATCAGCATGTTTTTGATGTTTCTTGGCTCGCCCTTCTTTGGGGCTTAGGGAAGCCTGAAAAAGGATTTGACGGTGCACGAATTCGTCGGTTAATTTTAGACTCCGACTTTATTGAAGGATAA
- a CDS encoding SycD/LcrH family type III secretion system chaperone: protein MSKPSPRNANQPYKPSASFNKKTRSRLAELAAQKKAKADDLEQVHPVPTEEEMKQALSNIFEGLSNGIDLQQILGLSDYLLEEIYTVAYTFYSQGKYNEAVGLFQLLAAAQPQNYKYMLGLSSCYHQLHLYNEAAFGFFLAFDAQPQNPIPPYYIADSLLKLQQPEESSNFLDITMDICGNNPEFKILKERCQIMKQSIDKQMAGENKKSTTKKPATKNKTTAKKKSGKKH from the coding sequence ATGAGCAAGCCATCTCCTCGTAATGCCAATCAACCTTACAAACCTTCAGCCTCTTTTAATAAAAAAACGCGCAGCCGTTTAGCAGAACTAGCCGCTCAGAAGAAAGCCAAGGCTGATGACTTAGAACAGGTCCATCCTGTCCCTACAGAAGAAGAAATGAAACAAGCTTTAAGCAATATCTTTGAAGGACTTAGCAATGGAATAGACCTACAACAGATTCTAGGCCTCTCGGACTACCTCTTAGAGGAGATTTATACTGTAGCTTATACTTTCTATTCTCAAGGGAAGTACAACGAGGCTGTAGGACTCTTTCAACTATTAGCAGCAGCACAACCTCAGAACTACAAGTATATGTTAGGTTTAAGCTCGTGCTACCACCAATTACATTTATATAATGAAGCTGCTTTTGGATTTTTCCTTGCTTTTGATGCGCAACCCCAAAACCCCATTCCTCCTTATTACATTGCTGATAGCTTACTCAAGCTCCAACAGCCTGAAGAATCTAGCAATTTCTTAGATATCACTATGGATATCTGTGGAAACAACCCAGAATTCAAAATCTTAAAAGAACGTTGCCAAATTATGAAACAGTCTATTGATAAGCAAATGGCTGGAGAAAATAAGAAATCAACAACAAAGAAACCTGCTACGAAAAACAAAACAACAGCAAAAAAGAAAAGCGGAAAGAAACATTAG